In Pyrus communis chromosome 1, drPyrComm1.1, whole genome shotgun sequence, the following are encoded in one genomic region:
- the LOC137717835 gene encoding transcription factor bHLH30-like: MLPFQNYSESERQSWSSQNRNNNNLMDGADSILSSAASATETAKSAEASTSHKEAERRRRQRINAHLSTLRTLLPNTTRTDKASLLAEVVQHVRELRRQADDLAGQGRAGSEAWPFPGESDEVTLNYCNGGTKLLKATLSCEDRPGLNRDLVQAIRSVRARTVRAEMMTVGSRTKNVVVMQWAGGGGEEGFRALKRALKAVVENRTSGSRLGKLVSGNNRGRVYEDADEDMSLY, translated from the exons ATGCTTCCTTTCCAGAACTACTCTGAGTCGGAGCGACAGAGCTGGTCCAGTCAAAACcgcaacaacaacaacctaaTGGACGGCGCAGATTCCATCCTGAGCTCGGCGGCATCGGCGACGGAGACCGCCAAGTCAGCAGAAGCATCCACCAGCCACAAGGAAGCCGAGAGGCGGCGCAGGCAGCGTATCAACGCCCACCTCTCCACCCTCCGTACTCTCCTCCCCAACACCACCCGG ACGGACAAGGCGTCGTTGCTGGCGGAGGTGGTGCAGCACGTGAGGGAGCTGAGGAGGCAGGCTGATGACCTGGCGGGCCAAGGCCGGGCCGGGTCGGAGGCCTGGCCGTTTCCGGGCGAATCGGACGAGGTGACGCTGAACTACTGCAACGGCGGGACCAAGCTGTTGAAGGCGACACTGAGCTGCGAAGACAGACCGGGTCTAAACCGGGACTTGGTACAGGCGATAAGGTCTGTTCGGGCAAGGACTGTGCGGGCTGAGATGATGACGGTCGGCAGTCGGACCAAGAATGTGGTGGTGATGCAGTGGGCTGGCGGTGGCGGGGAGGAGGGGTTTAGGGCTTTGAAGCGGGCATTGAAGGCTGTGGTGGAGAATCGGACCTCCGGTTCTAGGCTGGGTAAGTTGGTTTCGGGTAATAACCGGGGTCGGGTTTATGAGGATGCTGACGAGGATATGAGTTTGTATTGA